The following proteins are encoded in a genomic region of bacterium:
- the panC gene encoding pantoate--beta-alanine ligase — protein MKEIKIPKEMQEVCDDLRQKGKIGFVPTMGALHKGHLSLIEKAKKENDFLVLSIFVNPLQFGPQEDYKRYPRPYQKDFKLAGDLGVDYLFHPRLKDLYPKKQETFVRMPNFEGLLCGRNRPTHFQGVLTVVAKLFNIVKPHRAYFGEKDFQQAIIIKKMVAELNFDIEIKTLPIIREKDGLALSS, from the coding sequence TTGAAAGAGATAAAAATCCCAAAAGAAATGCAGGAGGTCTGTGATGACCTGCGACAAAAAGGAAAAATTGGCTTTGTTCCAACAATGGGTGCTTTGCATAAGGGACACCTCTCCTTAATAGAAAAAGCAAAAAAAGAGAATGATTTTTTGGTTTTGTCCATATTTGTCAATCCCTTGCAATTTGGACCGCAGGAAGACTACAAAAGATACCCAAGGCCATATCAAAAAGATTTTAAATTAGCAGGAGATTTGGGTGTTGATTATCTCTTTCATCCTAGGTTAAAAGACCTATATCCAAAAAAGCAGGAGACATTTGTAAGGATGCCAAATTTTGAAGGTTTGCTATGCGGAAGAAATAGACCAACACACTTTCAAGGTGTCCTCACGGTTGTAGCAAAGCTTTTTAATATTGTAAAGCCCCATAGGGCATATTTTGGAGAAAAGGATTTTCAGCAGGCAATAATTATCAAAAAGATGGTAGCCGAACTTAATTTTGATATAGAAATAAAAACCCTTCCCATAATAAGGGAAAAGGATGGGCTTGCCTTGAGCTCA